Proteins from a genomic interval of Youhaiella tibetensis:
- a CDS encoding winged helix-turn-helix transcriptional regulator, giving the protein MSDDAARLEAVVTQFRKAGINGALADCPVRGILDKISDKWSMLIVLELAPGAMRFNQIRRAIPDISQKMLTQTLKELQRDGLVSRTVFPTVPPAVEYELTELGVSLLRPFSILVEWADARYQQIERARSDFDAQAVA; this is encoded by the coding sequence ATGTCAGATGATGCCGCCAGGCTCGAAGCCGTGGTCACTCAATTTCGGAAGGCAGGGATCAACGGCGCACTGGCTGATTGTCCCGTGCGCGGCATACTCGACAAAATAAGCGACAAATGGAGCATGCTCATCGTGCTAGAACTAGCGCCAGGGGCGATGCGCTTCAATCAGATTCGGCGAGCAATTCCCGATATTTCCCAGAAGATGCTGACGCAGACGCTCAAGGAGCTGCAGCGCGACGGGCTGGTTTCCCGCACGGTTTTCCCGACGGTTCCGCCGGCGGTGGAGTACGAGCTGACAGAACTCGGCGTGTCGCTGCTGCGGCCGTTCTCCATTCTCGTCGAATGGGCGGATGCGCGATACCAGCAGATCGAGCGGGCGCGCAGCGACTTCGACGCGCAAGCGGTCGCCTAA
- a CDS encoding NAD(P)H-binding protein translates to MANFANTTLLVTGASGHLGRKAVDQLLARGAQKIVAMTRSPDKIADLAAKGVEVRAGSFDDTASLDAAFKGVDRLLLISTDTVGIPGGRKAQHIRAIDAAERAGVSHIVYTSLTAPYPSADPASVIPDDHFWTEARLAAGKADWSSLRNNLYAEGILQSAGAAIASGKLYHAQGKAGRASVAHDDAAAAAAGALLLAEGKRIYDVGGPEALTQAEVAALLSELSGKPVEAVALSGEDFRAGLRAAGVPEAFIGIAAQFDLDTAQGYHAIVTDAVEVLTGRKPRSVRDVLLANRAKLAA, encoded by the coding sequence ATGGCAAATTTCGCCAATACAACCCTGCTCGTCACGGGCGCCAGCGGCCATCTCGGGCGCAAGGCCGTCGACCAGCTGCTCGCCCGCGGCGCCCAGAAGATCGTCGCCATGACCCGCAGCCCGGACAAGATCGCGGACCTCGCCGCCAAAGGCGTAGAAGTGCGGGCCGGCAGCTTCGATGATACGGCTTCCCTTGACGCGGCCTTCAAGGGTGTCGACCGCCTGCTTCTCATCAGCACCGACACCGTGGGCATTCCCGGCGGTCGCAAGGCCCAGCACATCCGCGCCATCGACGCGGCAGAGCGAGCCGGCGTCAGCCACATCGTCTATACGAGCCTTACCGCGCCCTACCCGAGCGCCGATCCCGCCAGCGTCATCCCCGACGACCATTTCTGGACCGAGGCGCGCCTCGCCGCGGGAAAGGCAGACTGGTCCTCGCTTCGCAACAATCTCTACGCCGAAGGTATCTTGCAGTCGGCGGGCGCAGCCATCGCCAGCGGCAAGCTTTACCATGCCCAAGGCAAAGCGGGCCGAGCCTCTGTCGCCCATGACGACGCCGCGGCCGCAGCCGCCGGCGCACTCTTGCTGGCAGAAGGCAAGCGCATCTATGACGTCGGCGGCCCCGAGGCGTTGACCCAGGCCGAGGTCGCAGCGCTGCTCAGTGAACTGTCGGGCAAACCCGTGGAGGCTGTCGCCCTCTCTGGCGAAGACTTCCGCGCCGGCCTGCGCGCCGCCGGTGTACCCGAGGCGTTCATCGGTATTGCCGCTCAGTTCGACCTGGACACCGCACAGGGTTACCACGCCATCGTCACCGATGCCGTTGAGGTCCTGACGGGCCGCAAACCGCGTAGCGTGCGCGACGTTCTCCTCGCCAACAGAGCCAAGTTGGCAGCCTGA
- a CDS encoding efflux RND transporter permease subunit produces MVHYWRTRSIGFGLEHLGFLTLKYPRLLAAAVIALTVLAVGQIPRANVDGDLMRIFAHSGAEYDTYERLSQTFGTFENDIYFLVSSPDLTDPAVLEQLRNLAFDLELNDYAAGTMSPFTLRRPSEYGGSVPAVPEGMTSREEVAAALSDLQQNDPLMRNLITPDLTGIVMILFPNAEMTRGDGTKEMIAQLKDVAAQYASDSIQIELTGPPMWTAEMLNAAVDDQVKFTIYGFALGALIALVSLRSFWGAILVSATPFIAVMWVMGIVLLFFGSFSFLTIIVTTLVLVIAFAESLFFIFNWLAYWRDGMDPYKAVDTTVKVVGPASALTMLTTLVSFASLSLTPGQGIQEFSIAGTIASLLSFVCLMTFLPLVLKLAIRLGFRIPPQTGFVLTAPMKLSWFLATRFSRAMAAGAIVVTAALFVPYFLVEPRFAFEDYVARDSSALDAAVDIDAGVGGVAPIYVRVPLKDGVSDVTDGDFETIRTVHRILESHLGQNKVISAASFVHYEDSGFTRQDIFDSVGQFLKRRFITDDGTQALVTGFMPTIIDSEALKDLVHTTQAEIEAAGIKGAEIGGFRILTAFATDNIVQGLQLDLTFSVLVNLFLIGFAFRSLRVAMATAIPNLFPVLGAEAYLWWSGAGLQLTTVLSLTIAFGIAVDDTTHFLSHYLHARREEGREHRDAVRHTMERIGGAIVATTIILCSGTGIVATSGLPQVALFGSLFVITLALALIGDVFILPALLVAGGKFFHPLGGIKK; encoded by the coding sequence TTGGTTCATTACTGGCGGACCCGGTCAATCGGTTTCGGCCTCGAACATCTCGGCTTTCTGACGCTCAAATATCCGCGCCTCCTCGCTGCGGCGGTGATCGCACTCACCGTGCTGGCCGTTGGCCAGATCCCGCGCGCCAATGTCGATGGCGATCTCATGCGCATCTTCGCGCATTCCGGTGCCGAGTACGACACCTACGAACGCCTCTCCCAGACCTTCGGCACCTTCGAGAACGACATCTATTTCCTGGTGTCCTCTCCTGACCTGACCGATCCGGCCGTGCTCGAGCAGTTGCGCAACCTTGCGTTCGACCTCGAACTCAACGATTACGCGGCCGGCACGATGTCCCCGTTCACCCTGCGCCGGCCAAGCGAATATGGCGGGTCGGTACCCGCCGTGCCCGAGGGCATGACCAGCCGGGAGGAAGTCGCCGCGGCGCTGAGCGATCTCCAGCAGAACGATCCGCTGATGCGCAACCTCATCACGCCGGACCTCACCGGCATCGTGATGATCCTCTTCCCCAATGCCGAAATGACCCGCGGCGACGGCACCAAGGAGATGATTGCCCAGCTCAAGGATGTTGCGGCCCAATATGCCAGTGACAGCATCCAGATCGAACTGACCGGCCCGCCGATGTGGACCGCCGAGATGCTCAATGCGGCGGTTGACGACCAGGTCAAGTTCACCATCTACGGCTTTGCCCTTGGCGCCCTAATCGCCCTGGTCAGCCTGCGCTCCTTCTGGGGCGCCATCCTGGTATCAGCCACGCCATTCATCGCCGTGATGTGGGTGATGGGTATCGTGCTGCTGTTCTTCGGCTCGTTCTCGTTCCTCACCATTATCGTCACCACGCTGGTGCTGGTGATTGCCTTCGCCGAAAGCCTGTTCTTCATCTTCAACTGGCTGGCCTACTGGCGCGACGGCATGGATCCCTACAAGGCCGTCGACACCACGGTGAAAGTCGTCGGGCCCGCCAGTGCCCTGACCATGCTCACCACACTGGTCTCGTTCGCCTCGCTCTCGCTGACCCCGGGCCAGGGCATCCAGGAATTTTCCATAGCAGGTACAATCGCTTCGCTGCTCAGCTTCGTCTGCCTGATGACGTTCCTGCCGCTCGTCCTCAAGCTGGCCATTCGCCTCGGCTTCAGGATTCCGCCGCAAACCGGCTTCGTGCTGACTGCACCGATGAAGCTCTCCTGGTTCCTCGCCACGCGCTTCAGCCGCGCCATGGCCGCCGGAGCCATCGTTGTCACCGCCGCCCTCTTCGTTCCCTATTTCCTGGTCGAACCGCGTTTCGCATTCGAGGACTATGTCGCCAGGGATTCCTCGGCCCTCGACGCGGCGGTTGATATCGACGCCGGCGTCGGCGGCGTTGCCCCCATCTATGTCCGCGTACCGCTCAAGGACGGCGTTTCGGACGTCACCGACGGCGATTTCGAAACCATCCGTACCGTGCACCGGATACTCGAGAGCCATCTTGGACAGAACAAGGTCATCTCTGCGGCCAGTTTCGTCCACTACGAGGATTCCGGCTTCACGCGGCAGGACATCTTCGATTCTGTGGGGCAATTCCTCAAGCGCCGCTTCATCACCGACGATGGCACCCAGGCCCTGGTGACCGGGTTCATGCCGACCATCATCGATTCCGAGGCCCTCAAGGACCTGGTGCACACGACACAGGCCGAGATCGAGGCTGCCGGTATCAAGGGCGCCGAGATCGGCGGCTTCCGCATCCTCACCGCCTTTGCCACCGACAATATCGTCCAGGGCCTCCAGCTCGACCTGACCTTCAGCGTGCTGGTGAACCTCTTCCTTATCGGCTTTGCCTTCCGCTCGTTGCGGGTCGCCATGGCGACGGCAATTCCCAATCTCTTTCCGGTGCTCGGCGCCGAAGCCTATCTCTGGTGGTCGGGCGCTGGCCTGCAGCTCACCACCGTCCTCTCGTTGACCATCGCCTTCGGCATTGCGGTCGACGACACGACGCACTTCCTCTCCCACTACCTGCATGCTCGCCGGGAGGAAGGGCGTGAACATCGCGACGCGGTGCGACACACCATGGAGCGTATCGGTGGGGCAATCGTGGCGACAACGATCATCCTGTGCTCCGGCACGGGCATTGTCGCAACCTCCGGACTGCCGCAGGTCGCGCTGTTCGGTTCTTTGTTTGTGATAACCCTCGCTCTGGCACTGATCGGAGATGTGTTTATTCTCCCGGCCTTGCTCGTAGCTGGGGGCAAATTCTTTCATCCTCTTGGAGGCATCAAGAAATGA
- a CDS encoding single-stranded DNA-binding protein, translated as MAGSVNKVILIGNLGNDPEVRSLPSGGKVVNLSVATTDTWRDRNTGERKERTEWHRVVIFNEGLTKVAEQYLRKGSKVYIEGALQTRKWQDQSGQDRYSTEVVLQNFNSNLTMLDGRGDNEGGGFSGPRGGEGGFGGQSSGGGGQSRRPSSTPAFESGGMDDDIPF; from the coding sequence ATGGCGGGCAGCGTAAACAAGGTCATCTTGATCGGCAATCTCGGTAACGACCCGGAAGTGCGCTCGCTGCCGAGCGGCGGCAAGGTGGTGAACCTGAGCGTGGCGACGACCGATACCTGGCGAGATCGCAATACCGGCGAGCGCAAGGAGCGGACCGAGTGGCACCGTGTGGTGATCTTCAATGAAGGTCTCACCAAGGTAGCCGAGCAGTATCTGCGCAAGGGCAGCAAGGTCTACATCGAAGGCGCGCTGCAGACGCGCAAGTGGCAGGACCAGAGCGGCCAGGACCGCTATTCCACCGAGGTGGTGCTGCAGAACTTCAACTCGAACCTGACCATGCTCGACGGTCGCGGCGACAACGAGGGCGGTGGCTTCTCGGGTCCGCGCGGCGGCGAGGGCGGGTTCGGCGGTCAGTCCAGCGGCGGTGGCGGCCAGAGCCGCCGTCCGTCGAGCACGCCGGCGTTCGAATCCGGCGGAATGGATGACGATATCCCGTTCTGA
- the uvrA gene encoding excinuclease ABC subunit UvrA encodes MPDANNREIVIRGAKEHNLKSVDLRLPRDKLIVMTGLSGSGKSSLAFDTIYAEGQRRYVESLSAYARQFLEMMQKPDVEQIDGLSPAISIEQKTTSRNPRSTVGTVTEIYDYLRLLYARVGIPYSPATGLPIESQTVSQMVDKVLALPEGTRLYLLAPMIRGRKGEYKRELNDLMRKGFQRVKIDGEFYDIEDAPSLDKKLKHDLEVVVDRLVVSPDIASRLAESFETALKLADGIALVEYADEKEADGSAKSITFSEKFACPVSGFTIAEIEPRLFSFNNPFGACPVCDGLGTERKIDPDLVVPDASLSLRDGAILPWSKTSAPYYLQTLEAVARHYGASTGSAWEDLSDDVRQALLYGTGKTQINFVYDDGLRTYKTTKPFEGVIGNLERRYKETESAGMREEIERYMSSAPCVACNGYRLKPEALAVKINGLHIGQVTEKSIRNASDWLKELPRHLNDNQRTIGERVLKEIRERLDFLNDVGLDYLTLARNSGSLSGGESQRIRLASQIGSGLTGVLYVLDEPSIGLHQRDNERLLETLRRLRDLGNTVIVVEHDEDAILTADYVVDIGPGAGVHGGHIVAEGTPQDIIDNPDSITGAYLSGRMGIPLPAERREPSKTRKLSLKGATGNNLKDVSVDVPLGLFVAITGVSGGGKSTLMIDTMYQAIARRLNGARVVPAPHEALTGLEFLDKVIDIDQSPIGRTPRSNPATYTGAFTPLREWFAGLPEAKARGYGPGRFSFNVKGGRCEKCEGDGVLKIEMHFLPDVYVTCDVCKGKRYNRETLEVQFKGKSISDILDMTIDEGVEFFAAVPSIRDKLVTLQRVGLGYVKIGQPATTLSGGEAQRVKLSKELSKRATGRTLYMLDEPTTGLHFHDVAKLLEVLHELVEGGNTVVVIEHNLEVIKTADWIIDMGPEGGDGGGEVVGVGTPEDVAANPRSYTGAFLKEVMARRPPRSQAAE; translated from the coding sequence ATGCCCGACGCCAACAATCGTGAAATCGTCATCCGCGGTGCCAAGGAGCACAACCTCAAGTCCGTTGACCTGCGGCTGCCGCGCGACAAACTGATCGTGATGACGGGCCTGTCGGGTTCGGGCAAGTCCTCCCTGGCGTTCGACACCATCTATGCCGAAGGTCAGCGGCGCTATGTCGAGAGCCTCTCGGCCTACGCGCGCCAGTTCCTGGAAATGATGCAGAAGCCTGATGTCGAGCAGATCGACGGGCTCTCTCCGGCCATCTCGATCGAGCAGAAGACCACCTCGCGCAATCCGCGCTCGACCGTGGGCACCGTCACCGAGATCTACGATTACCTCCGCCTGCTCTACGCGCGCGTCGGCATCCCCTATTCGCCCGCCACCGGCCTTCCCATCGAGAGCCAGACTGTCTCCCAAATGGTAGACAAGGTTCTAGCCCTGCCCGAAGGCACGCGTCTCTACCTCCTCGCGCCAATGATCCGCGGCCGCAAGGGCGAGTACAAGCGCGAACTCAACGACCTGATGCGCAAGGGCTTCCAGCGCGTCAAGATCGACGGCGAGTTCTACGACATCGAGGACGCGCCGAGCCTCGACAAGAAGCTCAAGCATGACCTTGAAGTCGTGGTCGACCGCCTGGTCGTTTCCCCTGACATCGCTTCGCGCCTGGCCGAAAGCTTCGAGACGGCGCTCAAGCTTGCCGACGGCATCGCGCTGGTCGAATACGCCGACGAGAAGGAGGCCGATGGTTCGGCCAAGAGCATCACGTTCTCGGAAAAATTCGCCTGCCCGGTCTCCGGCTTCACGATTGCCGAGATCGAGCCGCGCCTCTTCTCGTTCAACAACCCGTTCGGCGCCTGTCCGGTATGCGATGGCCTGGGCACCGAGCGCAAGATCGACCCGGACCTTGTGGTTCCGGACGCATCGCTGTCGCTGCGCGACGGCGCCATCCTGCCATGGTCCAAGACTTCGGCTCCCTACTACCTGCAGACGCTCGAAGCGGTGGCGCGGCACTATGGCGCCTCCACCGGATCTGCGTGGGAGGATCTCTCCGATGACGTGCGCCAGGCCCTGCTCTACGGCACCGGCAAGACGCAGATCAATTTCGTCTACGACGACGGCCTGCGCACCTATAAGACCACCAAGCCCTTCGAAGGCGTGATCGGCAACCTCGAGCGCCGCTACAAGGAAACCGAATCCGCCGGCATGCGCGAAGAGATCGAGCGCTACATGTCCTCGGCGCCGTGCGTCGCCTGTAACGGCTATCGCTTGAAGCCCGAGGCTCTGGCGGTCAAGATCAACGGGCTCCACATCGGCCAGGTGACCGAAAAGTCGATCCGCAACGCCTCCGACTGGTTGAAGGAGCTGCCCCGGCACCTCAACGACAACCAGCGCACCATCGGCGAGCGCGTCCTCAAGGAAATCCGCGAGCGCCTGGATTTCCTAAACGACGTCGGCCTCGACTACCTGACCCTGGCCCGCAACTCCGGCTCGCTCTCGGGCGGCGAAAGCCAGCGCATCCGCCTGGCCAGCCAGATCGGTTCGGGCCTCACCGGCGTGCTCTACGTTCTCGACGAGCCCTCGATCGGCCTGCACCAGCGCGATAACGAACGCCTGCTCGAAACCCTGCGCCGGCTGCGCGACCTCGGCAACACCGTGATCGTGGTCGAACACGACGAAGACGCCATCCTGACCGCCGACTACGTTGTCGATATCGGCCCGGGCGCCGGCGTCCATGGCGGCCATATCGTGGCTGAAGGCACCCCACAGGATATCATCGACAATCCGGACAGCATCACCGGCGCCTATCTTTCGGGCCGCATGGGCATCCCCCTGCCCGCCGAGCGCCGCGAGCCGTCCAAGACCCGCAAACTCTCGCTCAAGGGCGCGACGGGCAACAACCTCAAGGATGTCTCGGTCGACGTTCCACTGGGCCTGTTCGTTGCCATCACCGGCGTCTCGGGCGGGGGCAAGTCGACACTGATGATCGACACCATGTACCAGGCCATCGCGCGCCGCCTCAACGGCGCTCGCGTGGTGCCGGCGCCTCACGAGGCGCTGACTGGCCTGGAGTTCCTCGACAAGGTCATCGATATCGACCAGAGCCCCATCGGGCGCACGCCCCGCTCGAACCCCGCCACCTATACCGGCGCCTTCACGCCGCTGCGCGAGTGGTTCGCCGGACTGCCGGAAGCCAAGGCCCGCGGTTACGGCCCGGGGCGCTTCTCCTTCAACGTCAAGGGCGGACGCTGCGAGAAGTGCGAGGGCGATGGCGTTCTCAAGATCGAGATGCACTTCTTGCCCGATGTCTACGTCACCTGCGACGTCTGCAAGGGCAAGCGCTACAACCGCGAGACGCTCGAGGTCCAGTTCAAGGGCAAGTCGATCTCCGATATCCTCGACATGACCATCGATGAGGGCGTGGAGTTCTTCGCCGCCGTGCCCTCGATCCGCGACAAGCTGGTGACGCTCCAGCGCGTCGGGCTGGGTTACGTCAAGATCGGCCAGCCCGCCACGACCCTCTCAGGCGGCGAAGCCCAACGCGTCAAGCTCTCCAAGGAGTTGTCCAAGCGCGCCACTGGCCGCACGCTCTATATGCTGGACGAACCCACGACTGGCCTGCACTTCCACGACGTGGCCAAGCTGCTCGAAGTCCTGCACGAACTGGTCGAGGGCGGCAACACGGTGGTCGTTATCGAGCACAACCTCGAGGTCATCAAGACGGCCGACTGGATCATCGATATGGGCCCGGAGGGCGGCGACGGCGGCGGCGAAGTTGTCGGCGTCGGCACGCCCGAAGATGTTGCAGCCAATCCAAGATCTTACACGGGCGCCTTCCTCAAGGAAGTCATGGCGCGCCGGCCACCGCGAAGTCAGGCGGCAGAGTGA
- a CDS encoding DUF1127 domain-containing protein: MDIRKTLRKWAAYQQTVRELNALDNRQLTDLGITRSDISRIARDHASTL; encoded by the coding sequence ATGGACATTCGCAAGACCCTTCGCAAGTGGGCTGCCTACCAGCAGACCGTCCGTGAGCTGAACGCTCTCGACAACCGTCAGCTGACCGACCTCGGCATCACCCGCAGCGACATCTCCCGTATTGCGCGCGACCATGCCAGCACCCTCTAA